A section of the Ovis canadensis isolate MfBH-ARS-UI-01 breed Bighorn chromosome 1, ARS-UI_OviCan_v2, whole genome shotgun sequence genome encodes:
- the LOC138429544 gene encoding olfactory receptor 5J3-like produces MNNQTDVTEFIFLGFSNHTNLQSLFFLVFLVIYLTTLFGNTLIIMATRVSPALHIPMYYFLSNLSFLDICYSSTTIPGMLVNFFQEKKTISYEGCLSQIFFLVTCAGTEGVLLAAMAYDRYVAICHPLQYPVLMSVKVCVCLVSGSWLCGLVNSMTHTVLATTLILCGPNQISHFLCDIPFLLKLSCSDTSLNEFVLHVASATIGLSPCLFTAVSYILIISAILRIPSAQGRSKAFSTCASHLTVVIIFFGTANFNYDRPNVGYNLDMDILVSVLFCVGTPMSNPIIYSLRNKEIKSVLRKLAKECWFSSEISG; encoded by the coding sequence ATGAACAATCAAACAGACGTCACTGAATTCATCTTCTTGGGGTTTTCCAACCATACCAATCTACAGAGTTTGTTCTTCCTGGTATTCCTGGTCATTTATCTGACAACTCTTTTTGGGAACACACTCATAATAATGGCCACCAGGGTCAGTCCTGCCCTCCACATCCCAATGTATTATTTCCTCAGCAACCTGAGTTTCTTGGACATTTGCTACTCATCTACCACTATCCCAGGCATGCTGGTGAACTTCTTCCAGGAGAAGAAGACTATCTCCTATGAGGGTTGCCTTTCCCAGATTTTCTTCCTTGTGACCTGTGCTGGCACTGAGGGTGTATTGTTGGCAGCTATGGCTTACGACCGCTATGTAGCCATCTGCCACCCTCTTCAATATCCAGTTCTTATGAGTGTAAAGGTCTGTGTCTGTTTGGTGTCTGGGTCCTGGCTATGTGGACTGGTGAATTCTATGACACACACAGTGCTGGCAACCACACTCATTCTGTGTGGGCCTAACCAGATCAGTCACTTTCTCTGTGACATCCCATTCCTCCTGAAGCTCTCCTGCTCAGATACCTCTCTCAATGAGTTTGTGCTCCATGTGGCCAGTGCCACTATTGGCCTGAGTCCCTGCTTGTTTACTGCTGTGTCCTACATACTCATCATCTCTGCCATCCTTAGGATTCCCTCTGCTCAGGGCAGGAGCAAGGCCTTTTCTACCTGTGCATCCCACCTCACTGTGGTGATTATCTTCTTTGGAACAGCCAACTTTAACTATGATAGACCAAATGTAGGCTACAACCTGGATATGGACATCCTGGTCTCTGTGCTCTTCTGTGTTGGGACCCCCATGTCTAACCCCATCATCTATAGTCTGAGAAACAAGGAGATTAAAAGTGTCCTGAGGAAGCTGGCTAAAGAATGCTGGTTCTCTAGTGAGATCAGTGGTTAA